Part of the Novipirellula artificiosorum genome, ATCATGTTGCGATCACTCGACATCAGCACCTCCGCACTCGTTGCCCAACGGACTCGCCTGAATGCGATTTCGGGCAACCTTGCCAACATTTCGACGTTGAAAGACGAAAATGGAGAAGCCAACGCATATCAAGCCCGCCAGGTTGTCTTTCAAACGGACGATTCCCTCACCACCTCCGGGGCCTCAGGTGTGAAAGTCGCTGAAATCAAAACCAGCGACGCCGAACCACTTTACCGCTATCAACCCAACCACCCGCTGGCGATTGAAGAAGGGAAGTGGAAGGGATACGTCGCCTATCCCAATATTGATTTGACGACCCAAATGGTCGATGCACTGGAGACCACGCGTGCTTATGAAGCGAACGTCGGTGTGATGG contains:
- the flgC gene encoding flagellar basal body rod protein FlgC is translated as MLRSLDISTSALVAQRTRLNAISGNLANISTLKDENGEANAYQARQVVFQTDDSLTTSGASGVKVAEIKTSDAEPLYRYQPNHPLAIEEGKWKGYVAYPNIDLTTQMVDALETTRAYEANVGVMEITKSLSRETLSILA